From Vreelandella neptunia, the proteins below share one genomic window:
- a CDS encoding DNA cytosine methyltransferase: MSNLNLFGHELVVDNFAGGGGASEGIEQALGRSVDLAINHDATAIAVHTANHPGSEHSVADVWDVDPEQATNGMPVGLAWFSPDCRHHSKAKGGRPVSKSVRGLAWVAARWAAKVKPRVIVLENVEEFQDWGPLIKGADGKIRPDPARKGQTFRGFVSCLKRHGYQVDWRLLRACDYGAPTIRKRLFLIARRDGLPITWPKPTHADPKTPAVQRGKLKPWRSAAECIDWSLPCPSIFDRKKPLATATLNRIAKGVKRYVIDHQQPFIVDLAHTASYYTPFRGQSLLQPLQTITTSPGYALVTPTLIQTGYGERPARWRCVPCGFTYDRGDLPTCGCLKCGAVEDPVLIPGQEPRALDLQRPLGTVVAGGQKHALVAAFLAKHYTGVVGADLRAPMPTVTTTDHNALVSAFMINMKGSQRSAIDARAPLNTICASTTHAYLTAAFLAPYYGSGSGETGRDLREPAPTVTTKDRFQLVTVMIDGEQYAIVDIGMRMLQPHELAMAQGFPASYQFAHIDGKPLAKHKQVRLIGNSVCPPLARAIVEANFTHEQRYMPLSEVA, from the coding sequence ATGAGCAACCTAAACCTATTCGGCCATGAGCTCGTCGTTGATAACTTCGCCGGCGGGGGCGGTGCAAGCGAAGGTATCGAGCAAGCACTAGGCCGCTCGGTTGACCTGGCCATCAACCACGATGCCACCGCCATCGCCGTGCACACCGCCAACCACCCAGGCAGCGAGCATTCAGTAGCGGACGTATGGGACGTAGACCCCGAGCAAGCCACCAACGGCATGCCTGTAGGGCTGGCATGGTTTAGCCCTGACTGCCGCCACCACAGCAAAGCCAAGGGCGGGCGCCCGGTATCGAAAAGCGTGCGCGGGCTGGCATGGGTAGCTGCCCGTTGGGCGGCGAAGGTTAAGCCCAGGGTAATCGTGCTGGAGAACGTCGAGGAGTTCCAAGACTGGGGCCCGCTAATTAAAGGCGCAGACGGCAAGATTCGCCCCGACCCGGCACGCAAAGGGCAGACCTTTCGTGGATTCGTGAGCTGTCTCAAGCGCCACGGCTACCAGGTAGACTGGCGACTTTTGCGCGCTTGCGACTATGGCGCGCCAACCATCCGAAAGCGGCTGTTCTTGATTGCGCGCCGTGATGGCCTGCCGATCACTTGGCCGAAGCCCACGCACGCCGACCCGAAAACGCCCGCCGTTCAGCGCGGCAAGCTCAAGCCATGGCGCAGCGCCGCTGAATGTATTGATTGGTCGCTGCCCTGCCCCTCGATTTTCGACCGTAAAAAGCCGCTGGCCACTGCCACGCTAAACCGGATCGCCAAGGGTGTGAAGCGCTACGTGATCGACCACCAGCAGCCGTTCATCGTGGATCTTGCCCACACGGCCAGCTACTACACGCCCTTCCGTGGCCAGTCGTTACTGCAGCCGCTGCAAACGATCACCACCTCACCTGGCTATGCGCTGGTGACGCCCACGCTGATCCAGACCGGCTATGGTGAGCGTCCCGCTCGCTGGCGATGCGTACCCTGCGGCTTCACTTATGACCGCGGCGACCTGCCGACATGCGGATGTCTGAAGTGCGGCGCTGTAGAGGATCCAGTTCTGATTCCCGGCCAGGAGCCGCGAGCGCTTGACCTGCAACGCCCGCTTGGCACAGTGGTTGCCGGTGGCCAGAAGCACGCCCTGGTCGCCGCGTTCCTCGCCAAGCACTACACCGGCGTGGTTGGTGCGGATCTGCGCGCACCCATGCCAACGGTCACCACTACCGACCATAACGCTCTGGTCAGCGCCTTCATGATCAATATGAAAGGCAGCCAGCGTAGTGCTATTGATGCGCGGGCACCGCTCAACACCATTTGCGCAAGCACCACACACGCTTATCTGACCGCGGCATTCCTGGCGCCCTACTACGGCAGTGGATCCGGCGAGACTGGGCGCGACCTGCGCGAGCCTGCGCCCACAGTCACCACGAAAGACCGATTCCAGCTCGTGACAGTCATGATCGACGGCGAGCAATACGCCATCGTGGATATTGGTATGCGCATGCTGCAGCCACACGAGCTGGCCATGGCGCAGGGCTTCCCTGCCAGCTACCAGTTCGCACACATCGACGGCAAGCCGCTGGCGAAGCACAAGCAAGTCCGTCTGATCGGTAACAGCGTATGCCCACCCCTTGCCCGGGCAATCGTAGAAGCCAACTTCACACACGAACAGCGGTACATGCCGCTAAGCGAGGTCGCGTAA
- a CDS encoding DUF4406 domain-containing protein, with protein MKRIYISGPMTGLPGLNFGAFHLTAHQLRALGYEVVNPAEKQSESEDLSWEEYLKQDLQQMLTCDTIALLPGWQASKGAHLELHVAHRVGMTVVDVADLHRTELQEVIHA; from the coding sequence ATGAAACGCATCTACATCAGCGGCCCCATGACGGGGCTACCAGGTCTCAACTTTGGCGCCTTCCACTTAACCGCGCACCAGCTTAGGGCGTTGGGCTATGAGGTGGTGAACCCTGCTGAAAAGCAAAGCGAGAGCGAAGACCTCAGCTGGGAAGAGTATTTAAAGCAGGATCTGCAGCAGATGCTGACCTGCGACACCATCGCCCTTCTACCCGGCTGGCAAGCCTCGAAAGGCGCGCACCTTGAGCTGCACGTAGCGCATCGCGTCGGCATGACGGTGGTGGACGTTGCTGACCTGCACCGCACCGAGTTACAGGAGGTGATTCATGCATGA
- a CDS encoding recombination-associated protein RdgC codes for MWFKHLHLYRIHEQQLLSPEQMAVVLDEHRAKPLGNSDARRIGWAAPAGRLGGGHLLHEIQGHRLISALRQERLLPASVVKEEVDEQVAEIEASEGRKVTRKEKTALKEQVTENLLPRAFVRSQKIDLWWDTERQLIGVNTSSRSRAEDVLDLLRETLGSLKVTSLSTQTLPIRAMTTWLDDTASRPTDLQLGDNVELKAKGDDGVVRARQVDLDSDEMQQLLESGRQARKLALSIEGQLSFILHDDLALKSIRFGDALIEEADHADDGDDALARLETDFILMAGSLRTNVERLVEWLGGETQREPTA; via the coding sequence ATGTGGTTCAAACACCTACACCTCTACCGCATCCACGAGCAGCAGCTGCTAAGCCCTGAGCAAATGGCAGTGGTGCTTGATGAACATCGCGCCAAGCCCTTAGGTAATTCTGACGCACGCCGCATTGGCTGGGCAGCGCCAGCGGGTCGTCTGGGTGGCGGTCACCTACTTCACGAGATCCAAGGGCACCGCTTGATCAGCGCCCTACGCCAAGAGCGCTTGCTCCCCGCTTCCGTAGTGAAAGAGGAAGTGGACGAGCAAGTCGCCGAGATCGAAGCCAGCGAGGGCCGCAAGGTCACACGCAAAGAGAAAACGGCACTCAAAGAACAGGTCACCGAGAATTTGCTTCCCCGCGCCTTCGTGCGCAGCCAAAAGATAGACCTGTGGTGGGACACCGAGCGCCAGCTGATCGGCGTCAACACCAGCAGCCGGTCACGCGCCGAGGACGTACTCGACCTGCTACGCGAAACGCTGGGCAGTCTCAAGGTCACGTCACTATCAACTCAGACGCTGCCCATCCGCGCCATGACCACCTGGCTAGACGATACCGCCAGCCGCCCTACTGACCTGCAGCTAGGCGATAACGTAGAGCTTAAAGCTAAAGGCGATGACGGCGTGGTACGCGCACGCCAGGTGGATCTCGACAGCGACGAAATGCAGCAGCTGCTCGAAAGCGGGCGCCAAGCAAGGAAGCTAGCGCTAAGTATCGAGGGCCAGCTGTCGTTCATCCTGCATGACGATCTAGCGCTCAAGTCGATCCGCTTTGGTGACGCCCTCATTGAGGAAGCCGACCACGCCGACGATGGCGACGACGCCCTAGCCCGCCTTGAAACCGACTTCATCTTAATGGCGGGCAGCCTTCGCACGAACGTTGAGCGGCTAGTGGAATGGCTAGGCGGTGAAACCCAACGGGAGCCGACTGCATGA
- a CDS encoding helix-turn-helix transcriptional regulator — MQSPTTQHVTFAGWRCQYGARKSGLPTLVQAQVAAGLAAGLTQKEIAKLRGVSPASVRTVAEALYSHLGAYRAAAAVAEGMKRGWIAPLLVALLISGINPDMDAMRHRQPTRTRTHSSVTARINQRLDGSLFA, encoded by the coding sequence ATGCAATCACCAACCACACAACACGTTACGTTCGCAGGCTGGCGCTGCCAGTACGGCGCACGTAAAAGCGGCTTACCGACGCTTGTTCAGGCACAAGTAGCAGCAGGCCTAGCGGCAGGCCTCACTCAAAAAGAAATCGCCAAGCTACGCGGTGTATCACCCGCCTCTGTGCGCACCGTTGCCGAAGCCCTATACAGCCATTTAGGCGCTTATCGCGCTGCCGCTGCCGTTGCTGAAGGGATGAAACGCGGCTGGATCGCCCCGCTACTCGTCGCCCTGCTTATCAGCGGCATCAACCCCGACATGGACGCCATGCGCCATCGTCAGCCAACACGTACTCGCACCCATAGCAGCGTCACCGCGCGGATCAATCAGCGTTTGGATGGGAGCCTGTTCGCATGA
- a CDS encoding CCDC90 family protein — MSNKVSYLPGKGGNGSGGEPPMNDHLTPRVEHLERDVGEIKVTLARLEGRFDTIDAKFDAINTKLDTLATKADLAETKVSMIQWGVGTVIAAGALVFAIMRFLPAAL, encoded by the coding sequence GTGTCGAATAAAGTGAGCTACCTTCCAGGCAAGGGCGGCAACGGCTCTGGAGGCGAACCCCCTATGAACGATCACCTAACACCACGTGTTGAGCATCTAGAACGCGACGTAGGCGAGATTAAGGTTACGCTCGCCCGATTGGAAGGTCGCTTTGATACCATTGATGCAAAGTTCGACGCTATCAACACGAAACTAGATACCCTTGCCACCAAAGCTGACCTGGCCGAGACCAAAGTCAGTATGATTCAGTGGGGAGTAGGTACCGTTATCGCCGCTGGAGCGCTTGTCTTCGCTATCATGCGTTTCCTACCCGCTGCTTTATAA